A genomic region of Rhipicephalus sanguineus isolate Rsan-2018 chromosome 1, BIME_Rsan_1.4, whole genome shotgun sequence contains the following coding sequences:
- the LOC119387324 gene encoding uncharacterized protein LOC119387324, giving the protein MRTEAAAQHNCRNSSSEVLRLTVPPKEEVVEHLPKCFKQFSNVRVIVDCTEIPIGQPNCLRCALKSYSFYKKGFTAKYMVTVTPSGLIAHISKGYGGRTSDKAIFEQSCLIKELDPVSDAIMADRGFLIDDICADHLIELIRPPFKKQQKQMSKGDALRTQKIASARVHVERAIQRMKIFKALSTRIPWSMVGLLDDIVIVAAGITNLSSPILAEHRFL; this is encoded by the exons atgcgcaccgaagccgcagct CAACATAATTGCAGAAACAGTTCATCAGAAGTTTTGAGATTAACTGTGCCACCAAAAGAAGAAGTTGTTGAGCATTTGCCCAAGTGTTTTAAACAGTTCAGCAATGTGCGTGTCATTGTGGACTGTACAGAAATTCCAATAGGCCAGCCTAACTGTCTGCGGTGTGCGTTGAAGAGCTATTCCTTCTATAAGAAGGGCTTCACAGCCAAATACATGGTGACTGTTACACCAAGCGGTCTAATTGCCCACATTAGTAAAGGATATGGGGGCCGAACATCGGACAAGGCTATATTCGAACAAAGCTGTCTGATTAAAGAACTAGATCCAGTCTCGGATGCCATCATGGCAGACCGCGGCTTTCTGATTGATGACATATGTGCAGACCATTTAATTGAATTAATCAGGCCTCCATTCAAAAAGCAACAAAAGCAGATGTCAAAAGGTGACGCACTTCGAACACAAAAGATAGCGTCAGCCAGAGTCCACGTCGAGCGTGCTATACAGCGCATGAAGATATTTAAAGCCTTGTCGACAAGGATTCCCTGGAGCATGGTGGGACTACTTGACGACATTGTGATAGTGGCGGCTGGTATCACAAATTTGTCATCCCCAATTTTAGCAGAACATCGTTTTTTGTGA